The following is a genomic window from Lysinibacillus sp. G4S2.
TGAATAATAGTTCTATTTAATCCTGAGGTCATGTCATTACACAAGATCCAATGTTTTCAACAATACTCGTTTATAAATAATCTAATTTATAAACTTATTAATTTCAAATTCACTATTATCAAATTATGCAAGAAAAGCAATAAAAATTGATTTTTATTATTTTGTAAAATGCGTTACACTTGCTAACTGTAAAAGGTGAAAAGTAAAAATAAACATAAAAGAGAAAAAATATGTTTAAAGAAGTTCAGTTTGAGGTATATATTAAGTGTAAAAAGTAAACAATCTTGTATTTGTGGTAATGGTAGTGCTATTTTACGTACTTCTTTTTACCTGATTCAGAAGGGATAGCATTGTTTGAAGACTTAGAAAAAATCCACAAACGGGATATGCATCTTATTTAGGAATAATAATTTAGGAGTGTGTTATTTACCGTATCAGCAATTTATCTGATTCGTTAATAATAAATAAAATACAAACGATGGAACGAGCTGATGATTTTAACTATGAGCAGGATGCCCTTTTTTGCTCAATAATTGTAATAATATTACATAAAATGAAAAGATAGTTAAAATTCGATCTTATTGTTGTAAGAATCCACAAAACGAGAGATATATCTTTTTGGAATTTTAGGAGTGTTATTTACCGTATCAGTATTTTGTCTGATACGTAAATATAAAAAATACAAATGAGAGGGGAGGTTAACCTATGAATAACAAGACAATACCAAGTTGCAGCAATCGCCGTGGTACTAAGTGGGATGGTTATCTCACCATCATTTTCTTCAGCAAATGGCAAAGGAGTCACTAATCAAATGTAACGGTGGAATTTATTCCGAATTCAGATCCGCAAAGTCCAGTAGACCTAAAAAATACTGATCCAGAGAAGCAAGTGGATCCAGTAGATTCGTTTAACCCAGGAACTGGTGGTCCTCTAAGCATTGAATACGCATCAAACCTTGATTTTGATGTTCATGAAATTTCAAATAAAAATATGACTTAATGAGCGAAGGACAAGAGTTGCGTTCTGAGGAGAATAAAAATAGGTATGTACCAAACTACGTCCAAATCTCAGATAAGTGTGGAATAAATGCGGACTGTTAAACAAGAAGACCAGTTTTCTAATGCGATAACACAACATAAAGAACTAACAGGCTCCCAAATCAAACTTGTGAAGCCAACTGCCGCAGGTAAAACAGAAGTGACACCGCCAACAGCTGCTGAAGTAATTACATTAGATCCAAATGAAGATGGGTCACTTGTCATGTCAGCAAAGCTAACTGAAAGGGCTGTTCTTTGAGTAAACCTTTGGGGGACAGTAGAAGAGATGACTGATGACCGAGAGAGAAAGTTCAAAAAAATAAAGCAATTACCCTTACTATTCCAGGGAAAACGCAAAAAAAGATGCCGTTAAATACAGTACAAAATTAACATGGAGCTTAACGGATGCTCCAAGTAACAAATAATAAAAAAGGATGATGAAAAATGAAAATTAATAGTAATTTAAAAGCGCTAGGCGTTGCAGCAACAATGCTAACAAGTTTCGTATTAGGAGGGAGCGCAACTGCCTTTGCAGAGGAAGGCAAAAAACCTGGCGGCGTATATACATCTAAAACAATTATCCAATTTGAAGCATCTGAAGGCATCATAACACCGCCAGTAGATCCAACTAACCCAGAAAACCCGGATCCGGTAATTCCTGTAGATCCAACTGATCCAGACAAGCCAGTAGACCCAGGAACACCTGGTCCATTAAGTATTGACTATGCTTCTAGCTTAGACTTTGGTATGCAAAAAATTACTTCTACTACTCAAATTTACAAAGCAAAAGCACAACTATTTAAAGGAGATCGTGGACCCGGTCCGAACTATGTTCAAGTTTCAGATACTCGTGGGACAGATGCAGGTTGGTCACTGCAAGTGAAGCAAAACGGTCAATTCAAGTCCGTGAAAGGTAAGATATTAGATGGAGCTGAAATTACTTTTAAGAATGCACAGGTGAATACTGCTTCTGCATCTCCAAAACCATCTATTTCCAAATCTAAATTTAGTTTAAAGCCAGATGGAAATGGTGTAGCTGAAAATATTATGACCGCTAAAGTAAACGAAGGTTCTGGTACTTACGTTTTAGCATTTGGTGATAACAATACAGGAGGAAATAGTATTGAACTTAATGTCCCAGGTGCAACTACAAAATATGCAGAAAAATATTCTACATCATTAACTTGGACACTTACGGACGTACCTGGAAAAGAAACAGAAACAAAATAAACATAATCATGATGGGGGACTATCATAAAAAATAGGATCCTATCGTTTCATTGCAATATGTTTATATACAGGTAAAAACCCGTGTGAACTCCTACTAATTCTATTGACAATAAAGCAATAGGAGCACCACGCCTTCGCGACATTTCTGTTGCTCCATTGCTAGAGGAGAATATAGCGGGTTTTTACCATAATTAATAACTTAGAAGATTCTTTTAGACAGTAAGGATGGTAGAAATTATGAGAAAAAATACGTTATTGACCTTAATTGGAATATTAATGGTAAGTCTAGTGTGGTTTACACCATTTGCTTCTGCATCTGAATTTAATTTTGGTGTATATACCGTTATTCCAGATAACCAAATTGATAAACAACAATCTTATTTCAATTTAAAGATGGTGCCGAACCAAAAGCAGACATTAACGATTCAATTAAAAAATGATACGGAAGATGATGTCGTTATTGAGCCTAAAATTCATTCAGCTACAACAAACCTTAATGGTGTTGTAGAGTATGGCCCTACAAACGCTGAACGTGATTCTACATTGCCTTATGAGTTAGGGGATTTAATTACAACAGAAAAAGAGATTAAGGTTCCGGCTAAAGGGAGTAAAGATCTATATCTAAATGTAACGATGCCTGAAGAGGAATTTGATGGTATTTTAGCAGGCGGTATTACGTTAGAAGAGAAAAAAACATCGGCAACTACGGAGGAAACAAATAAAGGTTTAAGTATTGAAAATAAATATGCATATGTAGTAGGAATTACCCTACAAGAGACGGATGAAGAAGTGCAACAAGATTTACAATTACACGATGTTAAAGCGGGCCAAGTGAATGCACGCAATGTCATTAATGCGACGCTTCAAAATCCAACGGCAACGTATTTAAACCGTTTTGAAGTGGAGGCAGAAGTTACGAAAAAAGGGAAAACAGAAGTGCTCTACGAATCGAATAAACAAGACATGCAAGTGGCGCCGAATTCCAACTTTGATTATCCGATTGAATTGAATGGGGAAAAATTCAAAACTGGAGAATATACATTACATTTAAAGGCTAAGTCTAGCAAAGAATCATGGGAATTTGAGAAAGACTTTGCCATTAAAGGTGAAGAAGCGCAGAAATTCAATGCAACAGATGTATCGATTGAAGGTCCGAATTATCTAGCTTATATGGTAGGGTTGCTAAGTTTGCTAGTGGTAGGGTTACTGTCATTCATTATTTATAGTAGGAAGAAGCAGAAAAAGCAATAAGAAATGAATAATGAATTGATAAAAAATACGCCTTTGTACTGTAAGTAGCTTCGGATTATCTCTTGTTTTCTTATCGTTTACTTTGCTAACTTTTTATTTTGGAGAAATTATGCCCAATCTTAAGTTTTTGAGATGCAGGATAGAGGCGATTATCGGTTGAAGCTAATTGCTTATAGACAACCGTTTTATTGCGATTGGTTTTTTTAACAAGTGAATCAATAAAAAATGAGATGGGTCACTTGTTAAAAATTAAAAAGAGAAATTAATTTGAAGAAATGGGAAGGTACGCAAAGTGATCGATACACGATACACTTCATTGTTTTAGTTATTATTCATTCCATTATTGAGGGTAATAATGGAATGAAATTATATAAAAAGGTCGGTGAAAAGAAAGAATGAGGAAAATATTAATTTCGATGTTGGTCATTCTTCTAGTCTTCTCTGAGCTGAATGTTTCAGTGGCGGAAATGTCTGTTGCTGATCCTACAGAGCCGGAAATCGAATGTGAGGAACAGCTAGTGACTGACAGCGAAGAAAATCAATCAACTCAATGTGAGGAACAGTCAGAGCCTGGGAGCGAGGAAAACTCAGCAACTGAAGGAGAGGAACAGCCAGAATCTGAAAGTGATGGAAATTCAGCAACTGAAGGAGAGGAACAACCAGAATCTGAAAATGAAGAAAATCTAGCAAATGCATGTGAGAGTCAGTCAGAGTCTGAGAGTAAAGAAAATCTGGCAACTGAAGGTGAGAAACAGCTAGAGTCTGACAGTAAAGAAAATCCAGAAATAGATTGTGAGGAACAAAAAGAGCCTTACGGTAAAGAAAATCCGGAAATTGAATGTGAGGAAGGTTTTTACCTTGAAGAGGAGCTAGCTATTGAAGGTGAAGAGCAGCTAGAGTCTAATAATGAAAAAGAGCTAGCAGCTGAAGGTGAGGGGCATCTAGAGCCTAATAATGAAAAAGAGCTAGCAGCTGAAGGTGAGAAGCAACTAGAGTCTAACAATGAAGAAAAGCTAGCAGCTGAAGGTGAGGAGCAGCTAGAGTCTAATAATGAAAAAGAGCTAGCAGCTGAAGGTGAAGAGCAGCTAGAGTCTAATAATGAAAAAGAGCTAGCAGCTGAAGGCGAGAAGCAGCTAGAGTCTAACGATGAAGAAGAGCTAGCAGCTGAAGGCGAGAAGCAACTAGGGTCTAACGATGAAGAAGAGCTAGCAGCGAAAGGCGAGAAACAGCAAGCACCTAAATGTAAAAGAGCTATTTTACAAAGTGAAGGAATGCTACTAAGAGATGTTGGTAAAATCGGCGATATTAATTTTGTCGACCTTGGATTGGATTCCCCGAATGAATTAGATGGATTTACACAAATGGAAACAAATAAGGGGCTTCCATTCACGGTAAAAGGAGAGAACGAGAGAGAGTATTACATGTATTTCGGAGACATTAATAATGCACGGTCTAAAGACTCGTTGGGAGTAGGGGACTCTTATATAAATAGGTATTATGATGACTGGAATCGTCCATTGCCTGATAAGAATACAACACTTGAAAGTTTAGTAAGTAAAAAGTATGTACACGCAAATATTTTCCAAGTAATGCTAGCATTAGGAACCAAAAATGATGATCATAGTAGTATCATGACGTACTTTTATAATGGCGGGAGACCTTCGACTAATCCATTAGGGAGTGGGCTAGTGATTGCGCACGGGCCTCATCCAGACGCGCGACCCTTTTTTCAATCTCAAGCTATGCCTATGTTAAAGCTATTTAAAAATGAAACGAAACAGGAATTAATTGCTTATGCAGCTGTCATTAATGGTAACTACTTAGATGGCTATATAAAAATTAAAATGAGTGCTGTGAATAAAAAAGGACGTATTAATGTAAGTATGAAATATTTGAAATTAAGCGCTAAATATAAATTCACAAATTTTGCTTATTCTGCCCATATGGATATTGGGCATCGGCATACGGATAGTAGGATGTATTCGTTAGGAAATGACCGAGGATTCTATTTTAATGAGCATTGGAAGGGCAAAGAGGATAGTTTAAACATTAGGGATGGAAGAAATTATGTTCTTTATTTCTTCCGTGATGGCTATGCAAATCATCCAACTCAGTTTAGACCAAATGATAATGAACCGTCAAACTACCCATTTAGTAGTGAGTTTTTTCCTGCAATGAGTTCGTCGGGGATTAAAGATATTGTTCCTTATACTATGTATAACTACACATGGCACCCAGGTTGGG
Proteins encoded in this region:
- a CDS encoding DUF916 and DUF3324 domain-containing protein, producing MRKNTLLTLIGILMVSLVWFTPFASASEFNFGVYTVIPDNQIDKQQSYFNLKMVPNQKQTLTIQLKNDTEDDVVIEPKIHSATTNLNGVVEYGPTNAERDSTLPYELGDLITTEKEIKVPAKGSKDLYLNVTMPEEEFDGILAGGITLEEKKTSATTEETNKGLSIENKYAYVVGITLQETDEEVQQDLQLHDVKAGQVNARNVINATLQNPTATYLNRFEVEAEVTKKGKTEVLYESNKQDMQVAPNSNFDYPIELNGEKFKTGEYTLHLKAKSSKESWEFEKDFAIKGEEAQKFNATDVSIEGPNYLAYMVGLLSLLVVGLLSFIIYSRKKQKKQ
- a CDS encoding WxL domain-containing protein, with translation MEFIPNSDPQSPVDLKNTDPEKQVDPVDSFNPGTGGPLSIEYASNLDFDVHEISNKNMT
- a CDS encoding WxL domain-containing protein yields the protein MKINSNLKALGVAATMLTSFVLGGSATAFAEEGKKPGGVYTSKTIIQFEASEGIITPPVDPTNPENPDPVIPVDPTDPDKPVDPGTPGPLSIDYASSLDFGMQKITSTTQIYKAKAQLFKGDRGPGPNYVQVSDTRGTDAGWSLQVKQNGQFKSVKGKILDGAEITFKNAQVNTASASPKPSISKSKFSLKPDGNGVAENIMTAKVNEGSGTYVLAFGDNNTGGNSIELNVPGATTKYAEKYSTSLTWTLTDVPGKETETK